One segment of Salvelinus alpinus chromosome 1, SLU_Salpinus.1, whole genome shotgun sequence DNA contains the following:
- the LOC139559221 gene encoding uncharacterized protein: MKTHLESTPTHKPQHEDPPGEYDPRHTPPSPTWRVRPSSHSSITHLESTTPVTLLHHPPGECYPHHTPPSPTWRVRPPVTLLHHPPGEYDPPSHSSITHLESTTPPSHSSITHLESTTPSHFPITHLESTTPRHTPPSPTWRVRPPSHFPITHLESTTPRHTSPSPTWRVRPPVTLPHHPPGEYDPCYTPPSPTWRVLHPVTLLHHPPGEYDHPSHSSITHLEKYDPCHISPSPTWRIRPPSHSSITHLESTTPRHTPPSPTRRVRPPVTLLHHPPGEYYTRHTPPSPTCRVRPLSHFPITHLENTTPVTLLHHPPGEYDPPSHSSITHLESTTPRHTPPSPTWRVLHPSHFPITHLESTTTPSHSSITHLESTTPRHTPPSPTWRVRPPVTLLHHPPGEYDHPVTLPHHPPGEYYTPSHFPIPQ; the protein is encoded by the exons ATGAAGACCCACCTGGAGAGTACACCCACCCATAAACCACAGCATGAAGACCCACCTGGAGAGTACGACCCCCGTCACACTCCTCCATCACCCACCTGGAGAGTACGACCCTCGTCACACTCCTCCATCACCCACCTGGAGAGTACGACCCCCGTCACACTCCTCCATCACCCACCTGGAGAGTGCTACCCCCATCACACTCCTCCATCACCCACCTGGAGAGTACGACCCCCCGTCACACTCCTCCATCACCCACCTGGAGAATACGACCCCCCGTCACACTCCTCCATCACCCACCTGGAGAGTACGACCCCCCCGTCACACTCCTCCATCACCCACCTGGAGAGTACTACACCGTCACACTTCCCCATCACCCACCTGGAGAGTACTACACCCCGTCACACTCCTCCATCACCCACCTGGAGAGTACGACCCCCGTCACACTTCCCCATCACCCACCTGGAGAGTACGACCCCCCGTCACACTTCCCCATCACCCACCTGGAGAGTACGACCCCCCGTCACACTTCCCCATCACCCACCTGGAGAGTACGACCCCTGTTACACTCCTCCATCACCCACCTGGAGAGTACTACACCCTGTCACACTCCTCCATCACCCACCTGGAGAGTACGACCACCCGTCACACTCCTCCATCACCCACCTGGAGA AGTACGACCCCTGTCACATTTCCCCATCACCCACCTGGAGAATACGACCCCCGTCACACTCCTCCATCACCCACCTGGAGAGTACGACCCCCCGTCACACTCCTCCATCACCCACCCGGAGAGTACGACCCCCCGTCACACTCCTCCATCACCCACCTGGAGAGTACTACACCCGTCACACTCCTCCATCACCCACCTGTAGAGTACGACCCCTGTCACATTTCCCCATCACCCACCTGGAGAATACGACCCCCGTCACACTCCTCCATCACCCACCTGGAGAGTACGACCCCCCGTCACACTCCTCCATCACCCACCTGGAGAGTACGACCCCCCGTCACACTCCTCCATCACCCACCTGGAGAGTACTACACCCGTCACACTTCCCCATCACCCACCTGGAGAGTACGACCACCCCGTCACACTCCTCCATCACCCACCTGGAGAGTACGACCCCCCGTCACACTCCTCCATCCCCCACCTGGAGAGTACGACCCCCCGTCACACTCCTCCATCACCCACCTGGAGAGTACGACCACCCCGTCACACTTCCCCATCACCCACCTGGAGAGTACTACACCCCGTCACACTTCCCCATCCCTCAGTGA